From the Thermococcus guaymasensis DSM 11113 genome, one window contains:
- the sfsA gene encoding DNA/RNA nuclease SfsA translates to MKEVLMKLNVIPCRFLKRLNRFVALVEVNGEIRRALLTNTGRLEEFLIPGRKVFCTPKSGGKTDFVLIAFEDLEGKGAIVDTRTQARAFERAVELGLVPWLRDCAIKRKEVCVGNSRLDYLFECPGGELYGEMKSAVLRGGERGEYAMYPDCPTLRGQRHVRELIELVKAGKDAIIFFIGAMPGVEKFRPYEKGDPELARLLREAKEAGVKIEGLSISILPDGRVILEKPELEIEL, encoded by the coding sequence ATGAAAGAAGTTCTAATGAAGCTCAACGTAATCCCATGCAGATTCCTCAAGAGGCTCAACCGCTTCGTGGCTTTGGTCGAGGTGAACGGCGAAATCAGAAGGGCCCTCTTAACCAACACAGGTCGCCTGGAGGAGTTCCTGATTCCAGGACGAAAGGTCTTCTGCACGCCTAAGAGCGGGGGAAAGACGGACTTTGTCCTGATCGCCTTCGAGGATTTAGAAGGCAAGGGGGCGATAGTGGACACGAGAACCCAGGCGAGGGCCTTTGAGAGGGCAGTTGAGCTCGGTTTAGTCCCCTGGCTGAGGGACTGCGCGATAAAGCGGAAGGAAGTCTGTGTCGGGAACTCACGGCTCGACTACCTCTTCGAGTGTCCCGGTGGAGAGCTCTACGGCGAGATGAAGAGCGCCGTTTTGAGGGGAGGTGAACGGGGTGAGTACGCGATGTATCCCGACTGTCCGACTTTGCGCGGGCAGAGGCACGTTAGGGAGCTCATTGAGCTCGTCAAAGCAGGAAAGGACGCGATAATATTCTTCATCGGGGCGATGCCAGGCGTTGAGAAGTTCAGGCCCTATGAGAAGGGCGACCCTGAACTCGCGAGGCTCCTTAGGGAGGCGAAAGAGGCGGGGGTTAAAATCGAGGGGCTCTCGATTTCTATTCTTCCGGATGGGAGGGTGATTTTAGAAAAGCCAGAGCTCGAGATCGAGCTTTAG
- a CDS encoding DNA-directed RNA polymerase subunit P: protein MVKAIYRCAKCGREVELDLETAREVRCPYCGSKILYKPRPRVARRVKAI, encoded by the coding sequence ATGGTCAAGGCCATATACCGTTGCGCCAAGTGCGGCCGGGAAGTTGAGCTCGATCTCGAAACAGCGAGGGAAGTCCGCTGCCCCTACTGCGGGAGCAAGATACTCTACAAACCCCGCCCAAGGGTAGCTAGAAGGGTCAAGGCCATCTAA